The genomic interval tgcagcagcacctcaCTTTGGCATGTCAGACCATATTTCTGTGGAGCTGATTCCTGCCTACAGACCTCTGATCTGCAGGTCCAAACCCACCACCAGGACCATCCAGGTTTGGACTGAGGAGGCCTCTGCAGCCTTACAGGACTGCTTTGAACAGACAGACTGGGAGGTGTTCAAAAGGGATGCAGACCTAGAGGATTACACGTCATCTGTGCTGTCCTACATTCACTTCTGCACCGACGCTGTTCTacccacaaaaacaatcacggTTTTTCCCAACCAGAAGCCATGGGTGGACGGCACAGTGCGGTCCCTGCTAAAAGCCCGGGATGCAGCCTACAGAGTAGGAGACAAACTGGCTTATAGCAGGGCCCGAAAAGAACTGAAGAAGGGCATCCAGCTGGCGAAACATCGGTACAGGCAACACATCGAGGAACACTTCCGCGACAACAACACCCGCAACATGTGGAAAGGCATCAAGACCCTCACTGACTACAAGCGTAGTGAGCAGCAGGCCAGCCACGACCCCACTCTGCCTGACACTTTAAACAGCTTCTTCGCACGCTTCGACTCTCCGAGCAGAAGGACTGTACATCTTCCTCAGCCAGAGGTGCAGCACCAGCCTCTcaccctgcagctgcaccaggtgaCGTCCACCCTGAGGAGGATCAACACCAACAAGGCGGCAGGCCCAGATAAGGTGTCAGGTCggacactgaagtcatgtgcAGATCAGCTAGCAGCagtttttctggacattttcaacatgtcgCTGCAGCTCTCCTCAGTCCCTGTCTGCCTGAAGTCCTCCATCATTGTGCCTGTGCCCAAAAAATCCACTGTCACCTGTCTCAATGACTTCCGTCCTGTCGCCCTGACCCCAGTCATAATGAAGTGCCTCGAGCGGATCCTCCTGAAGTACATcaaagacgccatccctgcgggCCTGGACAGTctgcagttcgcctacagggAGAACCGCTCTACGGAGGATGCTGTCTCATTAGCACTTCACACGACcctgactcacctgcagcatccaAACACTTACGTCAGGATGCTGTTTGTGGACTTTAGCTCAGCGTTTAACACTGTTCTCCCGGACGTGTTGGCGCTGAAACTGCACAAtctgggtttggcaccatcgCTCTGCTCCTGGATCAGCGACTTCCTCACCAACAGACCCCAGGTGGTTAGGATACGGGGGTCCACCTCTGCACCGCTGATCCTCAACACCGGAACGCCACAGGGTTGTGTGCTCAGCCCagccctcttcactctcttcacacaggagtgctctgccatccatcccacaaacatggttgtaaagtttgcggacgacaccaccGTGGTGGGTCTCATATCCAACAATGATGAGACCCACTACAGAGAAGAGGTCCAGCACATCACACAATGGTGCTCCAGGAACAACCTCATCCTgaacaccaccaaaacaaaggaggtcatagtagactacaggaggtccaggaagactgaACACGCTCCACTCTGCATacaaggagagggagtggagcgtgtagacaacatcaagttcctgggaatccacatttcctctgacctctcatggagtgtgaacacttcgcacctggtgaagaaggcccaACAAAGGCTCTTCTTCCTCAAGAAGCTGAAGAGGACTggactctctcctcagctgctcacaaacttttacagagccacgatagagagcatcctgtgtctcagtgtgacggtgtggtacagcagctgcacgtcacaaaacaggaaggacttagcccgggtggtgagaactgcacaggggattgtgggccgccgtctacctgatctggattctgtttacaccgcacgactccagaggagggccagacggatagcaacagaccccacccatcaggaaaacggtacaggatcatcagatcctccaccaaaagactcagggacagcttcttccccagagctgtgaaatCGCAATAAAGTCCACTTGTCCATATCTACTCACCAGAAGATACTATGACCTGGATTTCTGAGATTCTTCACACCCTCCTTCATTATTCTAATGTCAGTACAGACACATGTTTGACTTATATCTCCTTCACATCTTTCTTTGACCTTGTGACCTGTTCCATCCAGCTCAAGAAAAGGTAGTTTGGAAAGAATGTATGTTATATTTCTTTGGACTAATACGATTCAACCATTCTTACCAAAACAACAATTCAGCCCTGGATTTATTAAAGGCTTTGCTAATTCACTCACGAGGCTGACCACCAGGATTTGGTAGGAAAGTTAGGAAAAGAAGCAGCCAATTCTGTCATCCAACCAGGCCACAAACAACAGGGTTTCTGATCCAAATAAGGATTATTGTGGTTGTTTCTGTCTTTGGACAGTAGCCACAATGATAGCATTAGCTGCGAACCATATATAGTTTATTTCctcatctactgtatatatgatgGTGGCTCTCTGAGTTTATGATGTGTTGGAGTCAAAGAGTAAATATTGAACTTACGTTTCCTCACACCAGGAGTTAACCTCCGCTCTCCACAGTTGTCCAGCCTGGAGGAGGAAACACAGTCAGACCAGCGAATCGATTTCAATCGTGGAATCAGGTGAATTTAACAATTTTGCACTTTAGGTTAGTGTAACTTTGAGGAACTTTGAAATAGCAAATGTTGTCCACCCATACTTaagagtgtccagtctccagttTATGTCGGCAAGTCCAGCAGACAagagcttcactcctgaatcccaCAGGTTGTTGTTGCTCAGGTCCAGGTCTTTGAGATGGGAGGGGTTCTTGCTGAGAGCTGAGGCCAGAGAGACGCAGCCTTCGTCTGTGatcagacaacctgacagactaaACACAAATCATGTTCTTATCACACAAGAGAGTCGTGGGTGTGGAAATATATTTTAATGACATTGCTGAATACTAGGAGATGATGAATCTCAAAgatttgtgcttttattatttttggatACAGTGGCTGTGTCATCACCTGAGAGTCTCCAACAAACAGTAAGGACTCTGCAATCCAcgagacagcagcttcactcctgaatcctgcaggtgGTTGTCACTCAGATCCAGGTGTCTCAGACTAGAGGACTCAGAGCTGAGGACtaaggacagagcttcacaacttctctctgagaggttaCAGTCCCTCAACCTGAGGtaggatgaagaaaaaacaacaacaaaacatttcaatatCCTCTTGCAAATGCACATATTGTGTATTTATGCTTGGTATTGACATCATTCCACCTACAAGgctttgttggaggctttgaccaccggcagcagcctcagaagagcctcctctgaagcagagtattttCTCAGGTCAAATACATCAATATCTTTCcctgatgacagtaagatgaagagcagagctgaccactgagcaggagacagtgtccTCGAAGCAAGATATCCAGATCTCAGGAACCTTTGGATCTCTTCAGTTAGAGAATGGTCTTTAAGTTCATTCAGGCAGTAGAACAGGTTGATGCTTTTCTCTGAAGACCAGTTTTCCTTCATCTTCTCATTAATGAAGTCAATTGTTTGCTGCTTGTTAGTTAAgctacttcctgtgtgtttcAACAGGCTTCGTAGAAGAGTCTGGTTGGTTTCCAAtgaaagacccaggaggaagcggaggaaCAGGTCCAGATGTCCATTTGGACTTTTCAAGGCCTTTTCCACAGCACTGTGGTGCAGATGACTTAGTTTAAGTTGATCTTGAAAGACCCTGGGTAAACGTGATGCTGCTTGTGGTTGTGACATCAGATTTcttccagaggtgatgaaggtcagatgaacatgaagagcagctagaaactcctgaacactcagatggacaaagcagaagaccttgtcctggtacaggcctctctcctctttaaagatctgagtgaagactcctgagtaaactgaagctgctgtgatatcgatgccacactctgtcaggtctgattcatagaagatcaggtttcctttctgcagctgctcaaaagccagtttccccagagactcgatcatcttcctcttttcttgcCTTAACCGTCTACGGTGATTGACCTTCTTCgctttggactgaaccaccaggaagtggatgtacatctcagtcagggtcttgggcagttctcctccatctctggttttcaacatgttctccagaactgttgcagtgatccagcagaagactgggatgtggcacatgatgtggaggcttcgtgatgtctggatgtgggagatgattctcctggcctgctcctcatctctgaaccttttcctgaagtagtcctccttctgtgggtccgtgaaccctctgacctctgtcaccatgtccacacagtcaggagggatctgattggctgctgcaggtcgtgtggttatccagaggcgagcagagggaagcagtttccccctgatgaggtttgtcagcagcacgtccactgaggtggacgctgtgacgtcagtcaggatctcagtgttgtggaagtccagaggaagtcgacactcgtccagaccatcaaagatgaagaccaccttaaagtcttcaaacctgcagattcctgcttctttggtttcagtgaagaagtgatggatgagttccaccaaactgaacttcttctctttcagcacatttagctctctgaaggtgaagggaaacatgaactgtacgtcctggttgattttgtcttcagcccagttcagagtgaacttctgtgttaacactgttttcccaatgccagccacgccctttgtcatcactcttctgattggtccgtctcttccagctgaggtTTTAAAGATGTCTTGTGGTTTACAAGAAGCTGTTTCAAACTGTTTGACATCATATTCATGAATGTCCTCGTTAGTCCCTCCCTTTGCGATGTAGAGCTCCATATAGATCGGATTCAGGAGGGTCTGATTTCCTGTTGTACTAATTCCCTTCAATGCACTCTGAAACGTATTCTTTAATGTGGACTTCATTTTTCGCTGGCACACCGCAGCTCTCGTTCCTGGATAAACAAAAAATCTAATCAGTGATGTAACAGCCAGTAAAACTGTTCATTTTAATGTGGGACAAACTGAACCCTCACTGGAACCTAGGTTACTGGCCCATTTCATGTACTGATCCAAATTATAATCCTGAAGCTGATGGTCAGACCTGAGATTGACCTTGTAAGAAGACTTCCACCTGGTTGTTCACTGCGAGCAGGACATACTTTGTGTAATAAGGACATGtttatttgagaaaaatgtttgGGTAAAACCTTCTTTCTAAAGTCTCTTACTGTTTTTTAGAGAGTTAGCCAGATCATCCATCCCCAT from Solea solea chromosome 17, fSolSol10.1, whole genome shotgun sequence carries:
- the LOC131443384 gene encoding nucleotide-binding oligomerization domain-containing protein 2-like, whose translation is MTQRPDSGPGPGPDLGLGSVQRLKTFFEHNVHMQQSADHKIHQQGAELSQTADSLIRSHGDDKDDAKDDASAGDRSIYDVGGRKDSSASVNSEACVYVVTLENDAQDHDDGRIDDVYLTDSSARVKSEGSVYEHTLESDDDRSEIMIYTDIIDDVYETKVSSAPVKSERSVYESNDEDDGSIYDVYEKEKLLTSGTSQGSVYEHTLADDEEYDEEDEEYDEEDDNGDDEEIYRSFYEIDDAVKNEGSAYQHTINDDGHCHDDHKSIDNIYDTPEGSTQRPNFCEDGRLDDEELYQEIPEYFSAQWKQKDLNSIFTRLEENISKFMKSQLARFQRALSPDCPEFMYLESHCEDEGMIYSDGEDQRRRCRKAFLKITLHFLRRMGMDDLANSLKNRTRAAVCQRKMKSTLKNTFQSALKGISTTGNQTLLNPIYMELYIAKGGTNEDIHEYDVKQFETASCKPQDIFKTSAGRDGPIRRVMTKGVAGIGKTVLTQKFTLNWAEDKINQDVQFMFPFTFRELNVLKEKKFSLVELIHHFFTETKEAGICRFEDFKVVFIFDGLDECRLPLDFHNTEILTDVTASTSVDVLLTNLIRGKLLPSARLWITTRPAAANQIPPDCVDMVTEVRGFTDPQKEDYFRKRFRDEEQARRIISHIQTSRSLHIMCHIPVFCWITATVLENMLKTRDGGELPKTLTEMYIHFLVVQSKAKKVNHRRRLRQEKRKMIESLGKLAFEQLQKGNLIFYESDLTECGIDITAASVYSGVFTQIFKEERGLYQDKVFCFVHLSVQEFLAALHVHLTFITSGRNLMSQPQAASRLPRVFQDQLKLSHLHHSAVEKALKSPNGHLDLFLRFLLGLSLETNQTLLRSLLKHTGSSLTNKQQTIDFINEKMKENWSSEKSINLFYCLNELKDHSLTEEIQRFLRSGYLASRTLSPAQWSALLFILLSSGKDIDVFDLRKYSASEEALLRLLPVVKASNKALLRDCNLSERSCEALSLVLSSESSSLRHLDLSDNHLQDSGVKLLSRGLQSPYCLLETLSLSGCLITDEGCVSLASALSKNPSHLKDLDLSNNNLWDSGVKLLSAGLADINWRLDTLKLDNCGERRLTPGVRKLSCELTLDPKSAHKNLRLSDCHRKVDLVTKPRPYIDDPERFDVFCQLLCRNGLSGRCYWEVEWYGRVDVAVTLRGIRKKGYRKACRFGGNDQSWCLSCCDDFYSVWHDNKETRIRSPSISHRVGVYVDCLAGILSFHRVSDGSPIHLYTFNFKFSDLLYPGFRVWFGSVSLCQQ